The segment AGAGAAGAGTGCCAGGTCGTCGCTCCTGAACTTCCTCTTTCTGAAGTCGTTCGCGTAGAGGATGCCGACTATCCTCCTCTCCACCACCAGGGGCGCGGCAAGGATGCTCCTTATCCCCTCCTTCAAGAGTACCGGGTTCTGGTCGGGCCTCTCCCGCAGGTCTTCTATGCCCAGCGGGCCCTGGTGGTTCAGGATGGTCCCGGTGAGCCCCCCTTTCCTGATCTCCCACCTGTTCACCTTCTTGAACTCGTTGCTGAAACCCTTGCTGGCGGCCAGCATCATCTCGCCCGCCTTGTCGTCGAAGATGGCCAGCGACCCGGCGGGGCTGTCGGTCAGCTTCGTGGCATAGTCCACTATGGCGTAGGCCGCGTCCTTGAGGCTGTCGATGCTCTCCACCACAAGCCCGAGGTGGTAGAGGGCCTCGTGCTGTTTCAAGACCTTCTCCCGCTCGTTCACCCTCCTGCGCCTCTCTTCGACGAGTTGCCACATTATCCTCGCCGAGAGCCCGCCCATGAGCTCCGTCCCGGCGGGAAGTATCTTCTCGATGTCTTTTTTTACTGCGTCGGAGCCCGTCACGTTGAATATCAACTCCGCCTTCCCGCTCTTTACGGCCTCATTGTAGTCGGGCAGCACGGGTATCCCGAGTTCGGCGGCAACCCTGACCCCCGGGGCGTCGGGCCTCTTGTCCGCCGCCCAGATGACGTCTATGGTGGGGTTGTCCTTGCATATCTCCATTATGCCGGCCCCTCCCTTGCCGCAGCCCACCACACCCGCCTGTATCTTGCCCGACGACGCACCGGGCTCCTCGGAGGCAATGGGGACGATAATCCCCTTGCCTATGGCCTGGCTCACGGCCTGGGTGCGGCTCGTGACGTTGAGCTTCTTCATTACGTTCTTAAGGTGGAACTTTACCGTCCATTTGGTCCTGCCGAGAATGGCCCCTATCTCCTCGTTGGTCTTGCCTTCCTGGACCCACCTGAGGATGTCGACCTCCCTCATGGTAAGGAGCGGAGCGTCGTTAGTACTCTTCTTCTTTTGCCCTTGTTTACTCATTTTTCATGCCCTTCACTTATACCTTTAATAGACGCGCATACCCTGTATAACTACCCTTGGAGGCTTACATACTACCCTGCCGGGTGAAATCGGAAGACAAAAACCGGAACCTACCCCCTATCCCACTGCCCACATGGACAGGGTAACTATAGCATAGTTACCCCCCGGAGTCCACCCTATTCTTTTATCTCCCGAAAACCAGATCGTCGTAGTAAGCCACGGCACTCCCGCCGGTATTGTCCGTATCTGTCATTACCGCGATGCCCGTAACCACGGGCGGCTCGGCGTGGAAATGGAACAGAGCTTTATAATCCTCATAAACGTTCCGCTCCTCGCTCACCCATCTTCCGGCAAGCCCCTCCCCGCTCTCGACGGCGACCATCATGGCCTTTTCCGTATACGGGTTCGGGACGGCCTCGCCCTTCTTGAGCTTGTTGGCCCATATGTAGTTTATGGCGTTGGCCGGGGCACTGCCGTAAAGCGTCTTCAGGAGTTTGTACTTCGCCCTCTCAAGGAAGGGAGTGGCTTCCGGGTCGTAGGCGAAGGTCACGTAGACCCGTGCCGCGTAGTCGTCGCCCTCTTTCCTGGCGGCGTCCCCTTGCTTAACGACCCCCTCGACCTTCCAGCGCCAGCGGAGGACCGGGTACTCGCCGAGGTCTATCTCCACTTCCTTATACACGCCGGACGCCGAGCCGCGGCTCTCGGCCTTGAGGAAACGCTCCCCCTCCCCCCCCTCCTCTTCGACGACCGTGTAGTCGGTATGGCGCTCTATCTTCCTGAAGGTAAGCGGCTTCCAGCCTTCGGGGAGGCCGTCTCGACCGACCTCACCGGAGAAGCGGTCTATTATGAAAAACTCCGTGGTGGCCGGGGACTCGGGTGGGGCGGGGGGGGCGGCCTCGGACAACAGGGCGAGGCACAGGACCGGCACGCCCAAAAGGGGCCACGATAAAAACTTACTCTTTGGAAAGCATGAGAGTGACATTACAAGGGAAAAGGGAGAAAAATTGAGGAACTAAAAAAGCCTTTGAGCCGCCTTACTTGGAGTGGCGGTCCGCGACCTTGGTGGCGCCGTAGGAGTCGGGTTTGATCACGGCCGCGTAGCCGCACCCGGTGACCATGCCGACCACCTCTTTTATGACGTTCCGGGTATCGCCGTTCTCTCCCACGTCGAGGTGTATCTCAACCGGCAGTTTTTTCAACCCGTTCTCCGAGAGCTTCTCCTTTATGACCGTGGCCAGTTCGAGCGACATGGTGGCCTCGTATATCATCCTCTGGCGGACGCTCTCCATCTTTTTCCTGCGGGTCTTCCTGTAGAAGTAGCGGCCGCCGTGCCCGACGTGGTGCACGACTACGGCGGAGACGAAGAGCGTCTCTTTCCCCACGCAGGAGTCGGTGCCGATGATGAGGTTATACTTCTGCCCTTCCCCCTCACCTATGTAGGCGACGATATGCTCGAACATACCGTCAATGGTTACCCTGCCGAAGGTGGGGCTCAGAAATTCCACTACTGACGGGTTTTGACCGGAGAACAGCATCTCAATTGGAAAGAATACTACAAAACTACTGGAAAAACAAGGTTTTTCTGGGTTCCGGAAAAGAAGAGGGGGGACGTAAAGCTACGGTTTACGGAGGACGGAGAAGAGCGCTTTCGGGAAAGTTTCGAGCGTGCCGTGGAACTCGCTCTTGCGTATGGAAAGGATATTGAAGCTCGTGCCGAAGACGGCGCGGATCTCCTCGGGGGTAAAGCGGTAGGGGCCCTCCTCCATGGTCTCCTCAACGGAAAAGCACTTGAGGAACAGATAGCCGCCGGGCCTTACGAGCCCGGCCACCGTCTTTACGTAACCCTCCCTCTCTTCGGGCTGCATCACGTGGAAGCAGCCCCGGTCGAAAACAATATCGAACGGGCCTTTGAGTTTAGTGTGCCGGATGTCGTCCTGTCGGCACTCTACTTCGAGCCCCCTCCTCTTTGCCCTGCCGCGGGCCTCACCCACGGCGGTCTCCGATATATCGGTAGCCGTGACATTGAAACCCCACTCGGCGAGCACCACGGCCTGCGTGCCCGGCCCGGTGCCGAGATCCAGCACCGCACCCGTGTGAATGTCCATCTCCAGTAGCGCCCGCTCGAAGTCGTGGTCGAGCGATGGGTGGTACCACGCCATGGCCTCGACCTTCTCGGTCCGGTAGTAGTTCTCCCAATCTTTGAAGTCGCGCCTCTTCTCCATGGTATGAGTCTACCCCAACCGTGGTGCCGCGTCCAGTGTTGACGGATGGCAAACGCGAATGTCATTGCGAGCTGAGGGTCATGGACCCGTGGGGTCATGAACCCGTGGGGTCATTGACCCGCAGCGAAGCAATCCCGTCTCTATATAAACGAGCCCTCGGAGTTTGCCACACCGAAGGACACAAAAAAAGGCCGTCCCCTTTAAGGGACGGCCTTTTTCAAAAATGGAGCGGGCGATGGGAATCGAACCCACGTTTGAAGCTTGGGAAGCTTCCATTCTACCATTGAACTACGCCCGCTGCGGGATTATTATAGAAATAAACATGGGCGGGAGTCAAGGGGGAAAGAAGGGCGTCGGGATTCGCAGGGTGGGCACAGCCCACCCTGCTTACTACCCCGTCGCCTCTACGGGGACGATTACTATATTTACCCTGCGGTTCATGGCGGCACTGGATGAGATGGGCATGGACTCTCCGAAGCCCACGGTTGCGATCCTTTGGGGGTTGACGTTACGCTGAGTGAGGGCGTTCTTAACGGCGTCGGCGCGCCTCTCGGAGAGCTTTTGGTTGTACGCTTCGGGGCCCGAAGCGTCCGTATGGCCTTCCACACGGATAACGGTCTCGGGGTACTGGTTCAAAATCCTTGCGACCCGGTCAAGCTCTGCATTCGCCCCGGGCTTAAGCGCGGAAGAGTTGAGGTCGAACATTACGTCGGACTTGAATGTGGCGGTAAGGACGTCCCGGCTCCTGGCCAGGCTCATTGCGTCCGACTCGGCCGCAACGGCCTGAAGTTCCCGCTCCTGCCTGTCCATATAGGCGCCTATCTGGTTCCCCGCGATCCCCCCGACGACCCCCCCGATGGCCGCGCCCCATAGAGTACTCTCGGTATCTCCTCCAAACGCCTGCCCCAGGGCCGCGCCCACGGCCGCACCGGCAACGGCGCCCGTAGCCGTGCCTTTCTGCTGGCGTGTCTGCAGGTTCGAGCAGGATAACATGGAACCCAGCAAAACCACGACTATAGCCGTTCCTGCCATCTTGTTCATAACATACTCTCCTTAGAGTTTATTTCCTTAACACCGTCTTCAGGGCCGACGGCGGAAAAAAATTTCGCAGGGCACTACTACCAGCAGAAATATACACCATCCCGGCAAAAGCCGCAATCGCTATTTCAGGAAGCAGCCGGCACCTTTTTTTCATTTTTCCGTTTTTCCATAAGAACAAAGCCGCGCGGGAGTCAAGGGGGGAAGGAGGGCGTCGGAATCCTTTATTCTTATTTTGGCTTTACCTGTGTGCCCTTAAGGTCTCGCAGGAGGCGTTTGAAGGCCTCCTGATAAGAGTCGTGGTCCTTCCATTCACTGAAGTCGCCTATGTGGCGCTCATCCCACACATCCGAGGCCCATCCCTTGTCGGCCTTCTCCGGCGAATCGTCGAGACGGAGCGGAAACAAAATAGTGCGGCCCGCCTTTACCTCCCTCGTCAGGGCCTTATCCACTTCATACTTTACCCAGTCGCTACCAACGGAATTTTCGGAAAGGACTAGAAGAACTTTGTCATGTACACGGAGGGCCTCGTCTATAATCGAGCGGGTCTTATCTCCTATCTTCAAGTCCTCGGGGGCGTACCAACATCTGACACCTTCATCCTGGAGGTCGGCATGCAGTCGCTTGGTGAACCCCTCATCCTCATGGCTGTAGCTTATAAAACAGGAGTAGAAATCTATGGCCTTTTTAAGCAGGCTCGGTAGATACTCTATCATCTCGTCCGGCAGGCCGCAGCCTCGGAGAAAGGAGAGCGGCAACTCACCCGACCTGGCGAGGGTCCTGTGGTCTATGGGGCAGGGGCCATCGAACCTGCACTCCGTCAGGCCTTTAGTCTTGGAAAGGTCTACATCAATAAAGAGGGTTTCGAATAAACGCGCACCGCTGAGATTCGCCCCGGCGAGCTTCGCCTCGGAGAGTTTCACCTCGGAGAGGTTCGCCTCGGAGAAATTCGCCCCGGAGAGGTTCGCCATGATGAGGCGCACACCGACGAGTTTCGCATCACTGAGGTTCGCCCCGAAGAGGTCCGCCACGGCGAGGTCAGCCCTGATGAGGTCCGCACCGGAGAGGTCCGCCTCGGAAAGGTCTGCATTGATGAGGTCCGCCTCGTAAAGGTCCGCCCCGGAGAGGTTCGCCCTGGAGAGGTCCGCACGAACCCCCTCTTCCCCGCCCGACCATACCCACTTCTTGTGGGCAGAAAGGATTTTCTTTAGTTCGGTCTTTGATATCTTGCGGTATTCGCTCATTATGGTTTTGTAAGGGGCAAACTACAGCAAAGAGGACTTCGGCGAGGGTAAAAATATCTTAACATCATCGTGGTCGCCTTTTATTTATACCGGACACCCAAGTTTCCAGTGCTTTAATATCGCCTATTAGTTCGTCAGGCTCGGGAACATCTTGTTGCGCTGCAGGGGCCCGATCATGGCCCGGTCTCCAATTCGAGCACTTCGTCATCCCAACCTCCAAGGCTCTGCAGTCCTCCAGCGATATATCCGCAATTTTTTCGATCTGTTGTGTCTGAACACCCACTCTGTAGCGCTCCACGATGCCGCACAACAACACTTCTTCGAGACCACGTTCCCACGCTTCCTGCAACAATCCGTACATATGAGTTGCCTCTTTTTCATACGCTTTATCGTCCCCCGCATCAAATAGTTTCTTAGCATCCTGCCACGCATTCTTTAAGAAACCGATCCTTTTTTTGACCGGCATTGCGACCCACGGTAACTCCTGCTCACAAACACCCGCTCCGATCATTGACTGTCTGACATGCTGATCCAGCATCTCTACGTCTTGCTCTTTCGCGTACTGCTTCAGCCGCAACAAAAATACGATGTCGTGCGTAAATACCATTACCTGCCGCGTCTTGGCTTCCTCGACAAGTCGATACGCAACACTGTCGCGCCATTTGTAATCCAGTGATGACACCGGATCATCAAACAGAATGGCGGACGGATCATCGGCTGTGCTGAGCTCGGCAAAGAATGCCGCAATCGACAAACACCGCGCTTCGCCTTCACTCACCACTCTCGGTAGCTCGACCCCGGGGGCCCTCGTTAAGAGCAGCTTGTGATACATATTACCCAAGTCTCCACCTATCTCCTTAAGTTCGACCTCCACATGCTTAAATTCAAGGTTTTTTAGCTCATCCTGAAAACTTTCCTTAAGTTTTTTCGTCACAACGACCTTTGTTATAGCTGTGCTCTTTATCGTAACTCGCTGTGTTCTCGTGTCGTCGAGACATAACCCATACGCTGCAATCTTCTTCTTGCGCTCGATCTCCCGCAAAACATGACTTTCGAATTTTCCAAGGCGTTCACGCGCCTCCAATTCCTGCAATTCCGTGGTAATCTTTTCCTTCTCCCCTTCGCCAGCCTCTTTTTGCAACCCTTGCACGCGCTGATCCAATTGCTCTGCCAGGCTCTCAATCTTCGCGGCAACCGGCGTATATTCCGCTAGCCCCCCTGGCATGCCCTGTTCGTTCTGCAACCCCTTGACCACGCCGCCACATCGTGCTTCCGCCTCTGTCAAACTAGCGCTAACCTCATCGGCCAAGCTCTCGACTTCAATCCGGATTTCTTTGACAGCTTCTTCCACCGTCTCGTTGGTGACGCGCAATTCGTCCAGGCCTTTGTAAAGTCCGGTGTAGGTCTCTCGCGCCTCGCGAAGCTCTTTCTCGGTAGCCGAAATAACAAAGGTCTCAAATTGCTTCAACCGCACGGCTGCATTCGCTTCAAGACGCTGCTGACACAGCACACAACGCTCTTCTTCCGTCACAGGGAATTTGCGATCCGGATAAGCCTCCGTTTCTGAAAACTGCCTGGCCGCTTCCCACAATACCACCCAGCTATCCGATCCCGTTCCAGACAACAACCCTGCCGGAAAAGTTGCGTCACGCAGTTTCCCTGCTTCCTCTCTCTTCGTCTGCAATTCTCGTTGCGAATCGAAGATAGCCTTCACGGCCTCTGCAGACAACACACCATCAGCAGCCCTTAGATGATTAACAAGAGATCTTAATCGTCCTGCCCGCAGCGTTAACTCCCGTGCTGTTTTGGCCGGGTCTTTGGCCTGTAAATCGACCAGTTGCTTCCCCAGCAGTTTCAGCCGCTCCTTTTCTTCTTCCGATAACATCGCCAGTGCCTTGACCTCCTCCGGATCAGTCAAGGACGACAGGCTTACAACCAGCTTTGCTGCGGCCGTACCTTCTGGTAAATCCAGAGTCTGCAGTCCACCGGCACCTAACGCCCGTTTCTCGCATTCGAGCTTGTCCCGAACGGTTTTGCAGGCCTTTGCCAGTTTGTCGAACAGATCCAGCCCAAAGGGCCGAAATGCGACATCTGTCTTTTCGGTCAAATACACCGTTGCAGAATGGCTATCGAAAACACTCACACGTGCGATGGATTCATCGTCACCTTCCCCGGTCCATTCATGCTGTATGCCGTCGCCACCCACCGTGTATTTAATCGAAACAGATGCTGTGGGCGGTGCCGTACCGGACAGCACGTTACCGAGAATGCCCTCAGGGCCTCTCGCCCGACACGCACTTTTCAATATTCGAGTATAGCCGGATTTCCCCGCTGCATTGTCACCGTACACAACGGTCAACCCGGTCCCGAATGTTACGGTCTGGTCTTCCGCGAGCGCGTTGACGCCGCGGTGATGAACGATCGACTGAATGTTGACATGACCGGCCTCGGTCCCGTTCGGAGGAAGATGATCTTTGGTAAGCGGGCTATAGCCCTGTGCTTCCGCCAGACCATGGGCGCTTTTACAAATCTCCGTTAACGCCTCTATATCGGCATCTTCAAGTTCGCCGGTCAAAACGAGCCGCCGCAACGCATCCCGCTGCCATTTTGGACGATCCTGTGACCAATGCAATATTTCATTTAAGACATTCATACGCCCTCTCAGCTTCGTAAGGTAGAATGTGCCCACCTTTAATATATAACCACATAATAGAAGGGGCTCGAAGCGAAATCAAGGGCTTTCTCGCAAGGCACCCCTCACCTCTTATCCTCTCCCCTGAGGGGAGAGGAAGGTTTATTATTGCTGTCCGTCACGGATAAACCGGCAAGTTGTCTGCCAGACGAGGCAGACGCACATTTTGGCCCGCAGGCGTATATTGATATACGTTGAGGAGACAAAATGTGCGGCTAACGACGTATGGCGGACAAATCGCCGGTTTCCCCCACCGTCACGGTGCTTGCCCAACAAAGCCCCCTCTGCTATACTCAGACCCAGAAAAAAACCCGGAGGATGCCATGCCAGAAAAGTACCAGAACCTCATAGACGGAAAATGGACTGACTCATCCGACGGTAAAACCCTCAAGACCGTAAACCCGGCCAATACCAAAGACATAGTCGGTACGATACCCGCCTCCACGCACGCGGACGTGGACCGGGCCGTCGAGGCGGCGCGGAAGGCATACGAACCCTGGCGGCTGACCCCCGCGCCGAAGCGCGGCGAGATACTCTTCCGCGCGGCCGAGCTGCTGGTAAAAGATAAGGACGCGCTCGGCAAACTCGTAACGCGCGAGATGGGAAAGGTCCTCTCCGAGGGGCTCGGCGACGTGCAGGAGGCCATCGACATGGCCTACTACATGGCCGGAGAAGGCCGCCGCCTCTTCGCCGAGACGGTCCCCTCCGAACTCCGCAACAAGGACTGCAAATCCGTCCGCGTGCCCAAGGGCGTTTTCGCACTCATAACCCCGTGGAACTTCCCGACCGCCATACCGTCGTGGAAGATACTCCCCGCCCTCATAAGCGGCAACACCGTGGTCTTCAAGCCGTCGAGCTACACTCCGGCGGCCGCCACCCGGCTCGTTCAATCGATGGAGGAGGCCGGCTTACCCCCCGGCGTCCTGAACCTCGTACACGGCTCGGGCGAGGCCACCGGCGAATACCTCGCCGCGCACCCCGGAGTGAACGGCGTCTCCTTCACCGGCTCCTCGGCCGTCGGAGAGATGCTCTCGAAGAAGTGCGCGGGCATCGATAAGGAGATAACCTGCGAGATGGGCGGCAAGAACCCCACCATCATAATGGACGACGCCGACCTGGAACTTGCCTTAAGCGGCACCCTCTTCGCCGCCTTCGGCACAACGGGCCAGAGGTGCACGGCCACGA is part of the Thermodesulfobacteriota bacterium genome and harbors:
- a CDS encoding LuxR C-terminal-related transcriptional regulator: MSKQGQKKKSTNDAPLLTMREVDILRWVQEGKTNEEIGAILGRTKWTVKFHLKNVMKKLNVTSRTQAVSQAIGKGIIVPIASEEPGASSGKIQAGVVGCGKGGAGIMEICKDNPTIDVIWAADKRPDAPGVRVAAELGIPVLPDYNEAVKSGKAELIFNVTGSDAVKKDIEKILPAGTELMGGLSARIMWQLVEERRRRVNEREKVLKQHEALYHLGLVVESIDSLKDAAYAIVDYATKLTDSPAGSLAIFDDKAGEMMLAASKGFSNEFKKVNRWEIRKGGLTGTILNHQGPLGIEDLRERPDQNPVLLKEGIRSILAAPLVVERRIVGILYANDFRKRKFRSDDLALFS
- a CDS encoding DUF3047 domain-containing protein — translated: MPVLCLALLSEAAPPAPPESPATTEFFIIDRFSGEVGRDGLPEGWKPLTFRKIERHTDYTVVEEEGGEGERFLKAESRGSASGVYKEVEIDLGEYPVLRWRWKVEGVVKQGDAARKEGDDYAARVYVTFAYDPEATPFLERAKYKLLKTLYGSAPANAINYIWANKLKKGEAVPNPYTEKAMMVAVESGEGLAGRWVSEERNVYEDYKALFHFHAEPPVVTGIAVMTDTDNTGGSAVAYYDDLVFGR
- a CDS encoding ribonuclease H-like YkuK family protein, which translates into the protein MEFLSPTFGRVTIDGMFEHIVAYIGEGEGQKYNLIIGTDSCVGKETLFVSAVVVHHVGHGGRYFYRKTRRKKMESVRQRMIYEATMSLELATVIKEKLSENGLKKLPVEIHLDVGENGDTRNVIKEVVGMVTGCGYAAVIKPDSYGATKVADRHSK
- a CDS encoding class I SAM-dependent methyltransferase encodes the protein MEKRRDFKDWENYYRTEKVEAMAWYHPSLDHDFERALLEMDIHTGAVLDLGTGPGTQAVVLAEWGFNVTATDISETAVGEARGRAKRRGLEVECRQDDIRHTKLKGPFDIVFDRGCFHVMQPEEREGYVKTVAGLVRPGGYLFLKCFSVEETMEEGPYRFTPEEIRAVFGTSFNILSIRKSEFHGTLETFPKALFSVLRKP
- a CDS encoding OmpA family protein, encoding MNKMAGTAIVVVLLGSMLSCSNLQTRQQKGTATGAVAGAAVGAALGQAFGGDTESTLWGAAIGGVVGGIAGNQIGAYMDRQERELQAVAAESDAMSLARSRDVLTATFKSDVMFDLNSSALKPGANAELDRVARILNQYPETVIRVEGHTDASGPEAYNQKLSERRADAVKNALTQRNVNPQRIATVGFGESMPISSSAAMNRRVNIVIVPVEATG
- a CDS encoding toll/interleukin-1 receptor domain-containing protein, which translates into the protein MSEYRKISKTELKKILSAHKKWVWSGGEEGVRADLSRANLSGADLYEADLINADLSEADLSGADLIRADLAVADLFGANLSDAKLVGVRLIMANLSGANFSEANLSEVKLSEAKLAGANLSGARLFETLFIDVDLSKTKGLTECRFDGPCPIDHRTLARSGELPLSFLRGCGLPDEMIEYLPSLLKKAIDFYSCFISYSHEDEGFTKRLHADLQDEGVRCWYAPEDLKIGDKTRSIIDEALRVHDKVLLVLSENSVGSDWVKYEVDKALTREVKAGRTILFPLRLDDSPEKADKGWASDVWDERHIGDFSEWKDHDSYQEAFKRLLRDLKGTQVKPK
- a CDS encoding AAA family ATPase, with the protein product MNVLNEILHWSQDRPKWQRDALRRLVLTGELEDADIEALTEICKSAHGLAEAQGYSPLTKDHLPPNGTEAGHVNIQSIVHHRGVNALAEDQTVTFGTGLTVVYGDNAAGKSGYTRILKSACRARGPEGILGNVLSGTAPPTASVSIKYTVGGDGIQHEWTGEGDDESIARVSVFDSHSATVYLTEKTDVAFRPFGLDLFDKLAKACKTVRDKLECEKRALGAGGLQTLDLPEGTAAAKLVVSLSSLTDPEEVKALAMLSEEEKERLKLLGKQLVDLQAKDPAKTARELTLRAGRLRSLVNHLRAADGVLSAEAVKAIFDSQRELQTKREEAGKLRDATFPAGLLSGTGSDSWVVLWEAARQFSETEAYPDRKFPVTEEERCVLCQQRLEANAAVRLKQFETFVISATEKELREARETYTGLYKGLDELRVTNETVEEAVKEIRIEVESLADEVSASLTEAEARCGGVVKGLQNEQGMPGGLAEYTPVAAKIESLAEQLDQRVQGLQKEAGEGEKEKITTELQELEARERLGKFESHVLREIERKKKIAAYGLCLDDTRTQRVTIKSTAITKVVVTKKLKESFQDELKNLEFKHVEVELKEIGGDLGNMYHKLLLTRAPGVELPRVVSEGEARCLSIAAFFAELSTADDPSAILFDDPVSSLDYKWRDSVAYRLVEEAKTRQVMVFTHDIVFLLRLKQYAKEQDVEMLDQHVRQSMIGAGVCEQELPWVAMPVKKRIGFLKNAWQDAKKLFDAGDDKAYEKEATHMYGLLQEAWERGLEEVLLCGIVERYRVGVQTQQIEKIADISLEDCRALEVGMTKCSNWRPGHDRAPAAQQDVPEPDELIGDIKALETWVSGINKRRPR
- a CDS encoding aldehyde dehydrogenase family protein translates to MPEKYQNLIDGKWTDSSDGKTLKTVNPANTKDIVGTIPASTHADVDRAVEAARKAYEPWRLTPAPKRGEILFRAAELLVKDKDALGKLVTREMGKVLSEGLGDVQEAIDMAYYMAGEGRRLFAETVPSELRNKDCKSVRVPKGVFALITPWNFPTAIPSWKILPALISGNTVVFKPSSYTPAAATRLVQSMEEAGLPPGVLNLVHGSGEATGEYLAAHPGVNGVSFTGSSAVGEMLSKKCAGIDKEITCEMGGKNPTIIMDDADLELALSGTLFAAFGTTGQRCTATSRLIVHEKVYDEFIGIFKAAAEKLTLGDGLKDTTDVGPLINEQQMKKVLEYIEIGKKEGARLVTGGNRAEAGELKNGYFVEPTTFADVTPDMRIAREEIFGPVVSIIKIKDLDDAIATANDTVYGLSSSIYTQDVNSSAVAERDLDSGIVYINAPT